From Deferrisoma camini S3R1, the proteins below share one genomic window:
- a CDS encoding GGDEF domain-containing protein, producing the protein MPNRWLAAPRPPLPHLLPDRSAVEAEVRRSPVALRFQDPLEPAFRRYDLAALLPQMRISLAAGLAILAGFGLLDAALFPELRPRLWALRYGVACPAVTAALALSFWRRGRPYLPLAYVGALIVGGGFLTAVMAQHPRIAVLYYPSLILLLIFAYAFSGLRVAPATAAAVAVTIVYVPVALFGGVLPPSVALNNVAGLAATNLIGAATGYLLERYRRKDFLQTLLLTLDKQELEASNRALRELSYLDPLTGIPNRRAFDEAFEQEWNRAYRHGYPLSLLLVDIDHFKRFNDEWGHLAGDQCLGRVADVLRSFGGRPGDLAARYGGEEFVLLLAGTEKPAAARLADEIRHRVAGVRIELPPPAGSRGVTVSVGVASVVPGPGRCREALVAAADAALYRAKALGRNRTEVDRPGDPSVQVILPGAPPRPGPP; encoded by the coding sequence TTGCCGAACCGTTGGCTCGCCGCTCCCCGCCCACCTCTCCCCCACCTCCTGCCCGACCGCTCCGCCGTGGAGGCAGAGGTACGACGAAGCCCTGTGGCCCTGCGGTTCCAAGACCCGTTGGAGCCGGCGTTCCGCCGGTACGACCTGGCGGCCCTCCTGCCCCAGATGCGAATCTCCCTGGCCGCCGGGCTCGCGATCCTCGCCGGCTTTGGGCTCCTGGACGCGGCGCTGTTTCCCGAGCTGCGCCCCCGGCTGTGGGCCCTGCGCTACGGCGTGGCGTGCCCGGCCGTGACCGCGGCCCTCGCGCTCTCGTTCTGGAGGAGGGGGCGGCCCTACCTGCCGCTTGCCTATGTCGGGGCCCTGATCGTGGGCGGCGGGTTCCTCACCGCCGTCATGGCCCAACACCCCCGGATCGCCGTGCTGTACTATCCCAGCCTCATCCTCCTCCTCATCTTCGCCTACGCCTTCTCCGGGCTGCGGGTCGCCCCGGCCACGGCCGCAGCCGTGGCCGTGACGATCGTGTACGTGCCCGTGGCCCTGTTCGGCGGCGTCCTTCCCCCTTCGGTGGCCCTGAACAACGTGGCCGGCCTGGCCGCCACCAACCTGATCGGCGCGGCCACCGGGTACCTGCTGGAGCGGTACCGCCGAAAGGACTTCCTCCAGACCCTGCTGCTCACCCTGGACAAGCAGGAGCTGGAGGCGTCGAACCGGGCGCTCCGGGAGCTGTCGTACCTCGACCCCCTCACCGGCATCCCGAACCGGCGGGCCTTCGACGAAGCGTTCGAGCAGGAGTGGAACCGGGCCTACCGCCACGGGTACCCCCTGTCGCTGCTGCTGGTGGACATCGACCACTTCAAACGGTTCAACGACGAGTGGGGTCACCTGGCCGGGGACCAGTGCCTGGGCAGGGTTGCCGATGTGCTCCGGTCGTTCGGGGGGCGGCCCGGGGACCTGGCGGCCCGCTACGGCGGGGAGGAGTTCGTGCTGCTGCTGGCGGGAACCGAGAAGCCGGCGGCCGCCCGCCTGGCCGACGAGATCCGGCACCGGGTCGCCGGCGTGCGGATCGAGCTGCCCCCGCCGGCGGGCTCCCGGGGGGTCACCGTGAGCGTGGGGGTGGCCAGCGTGGTGCCCGGACCCGGCCGGTGCCGGGAGGCCCTGGTGGCCGCGGCCGACGCCGCCCTGTACCGGGCCAAGGCCCTGGGCCGGAACCGCACCGAGGTGGACCGGCCCGGCGACCCGAGCGTTCAGGTCATCCTCCCCGGCGCTCCTCCCCGGCCAGGGCCTCCTTGA
- the uvrC gene encoding excinuclease ABC subunit UvrC, with the protein MDELEAKVARFPTRPGVYLMKDAQGRVLYVGKAKNLRARVRTYFREGADGRPRVRFLMARVADVDFVVTDTEKEALILENTLIKRHRPRYNVDLRDDKTYLSLRLDVQNPFPRLTMTRRIVPDGSLYFGPYSSARALRETVDLIHRIFPLRQCRDREFRARTRPCLYCQMRGCLAPCCGRVTPEAYREMVDQVVAFLRGRSRELLETLRARMAEAAERLEFEEAARLRDRIRAVEETLERQKAVTHRPVDRDVVAMVREGAEAEVVVLVVRSGNLIDRRSYYLPHLEGDDPEVMGQFLRQYYRGDRIVPAEVVVGVDVGEDEARVLGEWLSERRGRRVRVVHPRRGEKRALVAMAAENARELLDERRKTKVGYDAALAELRDRLGLAGPPRRIEGYDISNLQGGHAVGSMVVFTDGFPDPRSYRRFAIRTVEGSDDFAMLYEVLRRRLARRDQPGWELPDLVLIDGGRGQVAAAAKALEDEGGSVPLAGIAKARVLPGGGAEVVRSPERIFLPGRANPVPFGRNSSGLFLLQRVRDEAHRFALALHRKRRARASLGSALEAVPGVGPKRRQALLRRFGSLKRLAEAPVDEIAAVPGISEALARRIKEALAGEERRGG; encoded by the coding sequence ATGGACGAGCTCGAAGCCAAGGTTGCCCGGTTTCCCACCCGTCCCGGCGTGTACCTCATGAAGGACGCCCAGGGCCGGGTGCTGTACGTGGGCAAGGCCAAGAACCTGCGGGCCCGGGTGCGCACCTACTTCCGCGAGGGGGCCGACGGCCGGCCGCGGGTGCGGTTCCTGATGGCCCGGGTGGCGGATGTGGACTTCGTGGTCACCGACACCGAGAAGGAGGCGCTGATCCTCGAGAACACCCTGATCAAGCGCCACCGGCCCCGGTACAACGTGGACCTCAGGGACGACAAGACCTACCTCTCGCTCCGGCTCGACGTGCAGAACCCCTTCCCGCGGCTCACCATGACCCGCCGGATCGTGCCCGACGGGTCCCTGTACTTCGGGCCGTACTCCTCGGCCCGGGCCCTGCGGGAGACCGTGGACCTGATCCACCGCATCTTCCCCCTGCGCCAGTGCCGGGACCGGGAGTTCCGGGCCCGCACCCGGCCGTGCCTATACTGCCAGATGCGCGGCTGCCTGGCCCCGTGCTGCGGCCGGGTGACCCCCGAGGCCTACCGGGAGATGGTGGACCAGGTGGTGGCGTTCCTGCGGGGCCGGAGCCGGGAGCTTTTGGAGACCCTGCGGGCCCGCATGGCCGAGGCGGCCGAGCGGCTGGAGTTCGAGGAGGCGGCCCGGCTGCGGGACCGGATCCGGGCGGTGGAGGAGACCCTGGAGCGGCAGAAGGCCGTGACCCACCGGCCGGTGGACCGGGACGTGGTGGCCATGGTGCGCGAGGGGGCCGAGGCCGAGGTGGTGGTGCTGGTGGTGCGCAGCGGCAACCTGATCGACCGCCGGTCCTACTACCTGCCCCACCTGGAGGGGGACGATCCGGAGGTGATGGGGCAGTTCCTGCGGCAGTACTACCGGGGCGACCGGATCGTGCCGGCCGAGGTGGTGGTGGGCGTGGACGTGGGCGAGGACGAGGCCCGGGTGCTCGGGGAGTGGCTGTCGGAGCGACGGGGCCGGCGGGTCCGGGTGGTGCACCCCCGGCGGGGGGAGAAGCGGGCCCTGGTGGCCATGGCCGCGGAGAACGCCCGGGAGCTCCTGGACGAGCGGCGCAAGACCAAGGTGGGGTACGACGCGGCGCTCGCCGAGCTGCGCGACCGGTTGGGGCTGGCCGGCCCGCCCCGGCGGATCGAGGGGTACGACATCTCCAACCTCCAGGGGGGGCACGCCGTGGGCTCGATGGTGGTGTTCACCGACGGGTTCCCCGACCCGCGCAGTTACCGCCGATTCGCGATCCGCACGGTGGAGGGCAGCGACGACTTCGCCATGCTCTACGAGGTGCTGCGGCGGCGCCTGGCCCGGCGGGACCAGCCCGGGTGGGAGCTGCCCGACCTCGTGCTGATCGACGGCGGCCGGGGTCAGGTGGCGGCGGCCGCCAAGGCCCTGGAGGACGAGGGGGGGTCGGTGCCCCTGGCCGGCATCGCCAAGGCCCGGGTGCTCCCGGGCGGCGGGGCCGAGGTGGTGCGCTCGCCCGAGCGGATCTTCCTGCCGGGCCGGGCCAACCCGGTGCCGTTCGGCCGCAACTCGTCGGGCCTGTTCCTGCTGCAGCGGGTCCGGGACGAGGCCCACCGGTTCGCCCTGGCCCTCCACCGGAAGCGCCGGGCCCGAGCCAGCCTGGGGTCTGCCCTGGAGGCGGTGCCCGGGGTGGGGCCCAAACGGCGCCAGGCCCTGCTGCGCCGGTTCGGCAGCCTCAAGCGGCTCGCCGAGGCCCCGGTCGACGAGATCGCCGCGGTCCCGGGGATCTCCGAGGCCTTGGCTCGGCGGATCAAGGAGGCCCTGGCCGGGGAGGAGCGCCGGGGAGGATGA
- a CDS encoding glycosyltransferase family 4 protein — MQPGCTNDPIRNVGFVSTRIAGTDGVSLELDKWARVLERNGYTCHYLAGELDRPADRSMEVKRFHFLHPDILELQAVLFGRKTRPRWATERIHELKNEFKDALYAFRDRFAIDLLIPENILAIPLNIPLGLATAEFIAETGIPTIAHHHDFSWERDRFLVSACRDLLDAAFPPDLPTVQHVVINSLAAEQLSHRRGVSNTVVPNVYDFATPPPPPDEYCRSLRARLGFDDGDVMVLQPTRVVPRKWIERSIEIVRYLDLPKPRLVISHSAGDEGGEYTERVREYAQNLGVELVFIDHLVAPERGTNDRGERLYTIADVYRAADLVTYPSGYEGFGNAFLEAVYFRKPIVVNRYSIYVADIEPRGFDVVAIEGFAARRAVDEIRQVLADPERRERMVRTNYEIARRYFSYEVLEQKLLHLIRCCNGQLLGRG; from the coding sequence ATGCAACCTGGATGCACGAACGACCCGATCCGGAACGTGGGGTTCGTGTCCACCCGGATCGCAGGCACCGACGGCGTCTCCCTGGAACTGGACAAGTGGGCCCGGGTGCTCGAACGCAACGGGTACACCTGCCACTATCTGGCCGGCGAGCTGGACCGGCCGGCCGACCGCTCCATGGAGGTGAAGCGGTTTCACTTCCTCCACCCCGACATCCTGGAGCTCCAGGCGGTGCTGTTCGGCCGCAAGACCCGGCCCCGGTGGGCCACCGAGCGGATCCACGAGCTCAAGAACGAGTTCAAGGACGCCCTGTACGCGTTCCGGGACCGGTTCGCCATCGACCTGCTCATCCCCGAGAACATCCTGGCGATCCCCCTGAACATCCCCCTGGGCCTGGCCACGGCCGAGTTCATCGCCGAGACCGGCATCCCCACCATCGCCCATCACCACGACTTCTCGTGGGAGCGCGACCGGTTCCTGGTGAGCGCCTGCCGCGACCTGCTGGACGCCGCCTTCCCCCCGGACCTGCCCACCGTCCAGCACGTGGTCATCAACTCGCTGGCGGCCGAGCAGCTCAGCCACCGGCGGGGGGTGTCGAACACCGTGGTGCCCAACGTGTACGACTTCGCCACCCCGCCTCCCCCGCCGGACGAGTACTGCCGCAGCCTGCGCGCCCGCCTGGGATTCGACGACGGCGACGTGATGGTGCTCCAGCCCACCCGGGTGGTGCCCCGTAAGTGGATCGAGCGATCCATCGAGATCGTCCGGTACCTCGACCTGCCCAAGCCCCGGCTGGTCATCTCCCACTCGGCCGGCGACGAAGGGGGCGAGTACACCGAGCGGGTCCGGGAGTACGCCCAGAACCTGGGGGTGGAGTTGGTGTTCATCGACCATCTGGTGGCGCCCGAGCGGGGCACCAACGACCGGGGCGAGCGGCTCTACACCATCGCCGACGTGTACCGGGCCGCGGACCTGGTCACCTACCCCAGCGGGTACGAGGGGTTCGGCAACGCCTTCCTCGAGGCGGTGTACTTCCGCAAGCCGATCGTGGTGAACCGCTACTCCATCTACGTGGCCGACATCGAGCCCCGGGGGTTCGACGTGGTGGCCATCGAGGGGTTCGCGGCCCGCAGGGCCGTGGACGAGATCCGTCAGGTGCTGGCCGACCCGGAACGGAGGGAACGGATGGTGCGCACGAACTACGAGATCGCCCGGCGCTACTTCAGCTACGAGGTGCTCGAGCAGAAGCTGCTGCACCTGATCCGGTGCTGCAACGGCCAACTGCTCGGCCGCGGCTGA
- a CDS encoding glycosyltransferase family 4 protein, whose amino-acid sequence MRKLQIALLHYSCPPVVGGVEEVVRQQASLFRRHLHPVKIVAGAGGPFTDEFPVEINPKLGSRYERVARAQEPGQEDPRTLDRITGEIHAYLAETLAGFDVVVAHNVLAMAYNLPLARALHRLADEGRIRVVAWNHDSPFFYDHMAPRLGHPVWEILRTHNPNVVYVTITEARRRQFEDLYGRGARVHVVPNGIDPIRFFRLDPTTVRVIQEQRLFEAEFLLVHPSRLHPRKNIELSIRVVRALQDEGLGARLLLTGAYDPHEEKTLAYYRRLRALARELGVLDDILVMAEYRFRSGERLSADRITIRDLYLLADVLFMPSIQEGFGIPLLEAGMIKLPIVCSDIPPFREIGGQNVTYFGLDETPVEIARKVLAVARDPNTQSMFRHVIRHYVWDNLYTRQILPLLQEAASG is encoded by the coding sequence ATGCGCAAGCTCCAGATCGCCCTACTCCACTACTCCTGCCCGCCCGTGGTGGGCGGGGTCGAGGAGGTCGTGCGCCAGCAGGCCTCCCTGTTCCGGCGCCACCTCCACCCGGTCAAGATCGTGGCCGGCGCCGGCGGCCCGTTCACCGACGAGTTCCCGGTGGAGATCAACCCCAAGCTGGGCTCCCGGTACGAGCGGGTGGCCCGGGCCCAGGAGCCCGGGCAGGAGGATCCCCGCACCTTGGACCGCATCACCGGCGAGATCCACGCCTACCTGGCCGAGACCCTGGCCGGGTTCGACGTGGTCGTGGCCCACAACGTGCTGGCCATGGCCTACAACCTGCCCCTGGCCCGGGCCCTGCACCGCCTGGCCGACGAGGGCCGCATCCGGGTGGTGGCGTGGAACCACGACAGCCCGTTCTTCTACGACCACATGGCGCCCCGGCTCGGTCACCCGGTATGGGAGATCCTACGCACCCACAACCCCAACGTGGTGTACGTGACCATCACCGAGGCCCGGCGGCGCCAGTTCGAAGACCTGTACGGCCGCGGAGCCCGGGTCCACGTGGTGCCCAACGGCATCGACCCGATCCGGTTCTTCCGGCTCGACCCCACCACCGTGCGGGTGATCCAGGAGCAGCGGCTGTTCGAGGCCGAGTTCCTGCTGGTCCACCCCTCCCGGCTCCACCCCCGCAAGAACATCGAGCTGTCCATCCGGGTGGTCCGGGCCCTCCAGGACGAGGGGCTCGGGGCCCGGCTCCTCCTCACCGGCGCTTACGACCCCCACGAGGAGAAGACCCTCGCCTACTACCGCAGGCTGCGGGCCCTGGCCCGGGAACTGGGGGTCCTGGACGACATCCTGGTCATGGCCGAGTACCGGTTCCGCAGCGGCGAGCGCCTGAGCGCCGACCGGATCACGATCCGCGACCTGTACCTCCTTGCCGACGTGCTGTTCATGCCGAGCATCCAGGAGGGGTTCGGAATCCCCCTGCTCGAGGCCGGCATGATCAAACTGCCCATCGTGTGCTCCGACATCCCGCCGTTCCGGGAGATCGGGGGGCAGAACGTCACCTACTTCGGCCTGGACGAGACCCCGGTCGAGATCGCCCGCAAGGTCCTGGCCGTGGCCCGGGACCCCAACACCCAGAGCATGTTCCGCCACGTCATCCGCCACTACGTGTGGGACAACCTCTACACCCGCCAGATCCTGCCCCTGCTCCAGGAGGCGGCGTCCGGGTGA
- a CDS encoding TRAP transporter large permease subunit, with the protein MVAPMLLPVIRGLGFDPVWFAGIMTVNLEIGLVTPPVGLNLYIVKGIAPDVPLSEVLRGVLPFVIIEVIVIVAVSAFPHLALWLPNRMIG; encoded by the coding sequence ATGGTGGCCCCCATGTTGCTGCCCGTGATCAGGGGTCTGGGGTTCGACCCGGTGTGGTTCGCCGGGATCATGACGGTGAACCTGGAGATCGGCTTGGTGACCCCGCCGGTGGGCCTCAACCTCTACATCGTCAAGGGCATCGCCCCGGACGTGCCCCTGTCGGAGGTGCTGCGGGGGGTGCTCCCCTTCGTGATCATCGAGGTGATCGTGATCGTCGCCGTGTCCGCGTTCCCCCATCTCGCCCTCTGGCTTCCGAACCGGATGATCGGATAG
- a CDS encoding CaiB/BaiF CoA transferase family protein, producing MEPELPLAGLRVLDLTRVLAGPYCTMVLGDLGAEVVKVEVPGVGDDARHFGPFVGPESAYFMSLNRNKKSITLNLKHDRGKRLLLDLVRHFDVLVENYRPGTMEKLGLGYERLSTENPRLVYAAISGFGHTGPYRTKPAYDVVVQGMGGIMSITGHPGGPPTRVGASIGDITAGLFGTVGILAALRARERTGRGRFVDVAMLDGQVAILENAIARYEVSGRVPTRIGNRHPSITPFTSVRASDDYLIVAVGNDALWEKLCRLVGREDLIDHPSYRTNQDRTENWESLEPILAAIFRTRTAAEWFEALEGAGIPCGPINTIDRVVADPQVNARGMIVAMDHPVAGPMKMAGSPIKMSGVPPQERPRPSPALGEHTREVLTRLLGLPDDEVDALAGEGVI from the coding sequence ATGGAGCCGGAGCTTCCCCTCGCAGGCCTCAGGGTGCTGGACCTCACCCGGGTGCTGGCCGGGCCCTACTGCACCATGGTGCTCGGCGACCTGGGGGCCGAGGTGGTGAAGGTGGAGGTGCCGGGGGTGGGGGACGACGCCCGTCACTTCGGGCCCTTCGTGGGCCCGGAGAGCGCCTACTTCATGAGCCTGAACCGCAACAAGAAGAGCATCACGCTGAACCTCAAGCACGACCGGGGAAAGCGCCTGCTCCTCGACCTGGTGCGGCACTTCGACGTGCTCGTGGAGAACTACCGGCCCGGCACCATGGAGAAGCTGGGGCTCGGGTACGAGCGGCTCTCGACCGAGAACCCGCGGCTGGTGTACGCGGCCATCTCGGGGTTCGGCCACACCGGGCCCTACCGCACCAAGCCCGCCTACGACGTGGTGGTCCAGGGGATGGGGGGCATCATGAGCATCACGGGCCACCCCGGGGGTCCCCCCACCCGGGTGGGCGCTTCCATCGGGGACATCACCGCCGGGCTGTTCGGCACGGTGGGCATCCTGGCGGCGCTCCGGGCCCGGGAGCGCACCGGCAGGGGCCGGTTCGTGGACGTGGCCATGCTGGACGGCCAGGTGGCCATCCTGGAGAACGCCATCGCCCGGTACGAGGTGTCCGGCCGGGTCCCCACCCGCATCGGCAACCGCCACCCCTCGATCACCCCGTTCACCTCGGTCCGGGCCTCGGACGACTACCTCATCGTGGCCGTGGGGAACGACGCCCTGTGGGAGAAGCTTTGCCGTCTGGTGGGACGCGAGGACCTCATCGACCACCCTTCCTACCGCACCAACCAGGACCGCACCGAGAACTGGGAGAGCCTCGAGCCCATCCTGGCGGCGATCTTCCGCACCCGCACCGCGGCCGAGTGGTTCGAGGCCCTGGAGGGGGCGGGCATCCCGTGCGGCCCCATCAACACCATCGACAGGGTGGTGGCGGACCCCCAGGTGAACGCCCGGGGCATGATCGTGGCGATGGACCACCCCGTGGCCGGCCCCATGAAGATGGCCGGCTCCCCCATCAAGATGTCCGGGGTCCCACCCCAGGAGCGGCCCCGCCCCTCCCCGGCCCTGGGCGAGCACACCCGGGAGGTCCTGACCCGCCTCCTGGGCCTGCCCGACGACGAGGTGGACGCCCTGGCGGGCGAGGGGGTGATCTGA
- a CDS encoding type 1 glutamine amidotransferase, translating to METVYILQHVWCEPPGRIEAAVRAAGVRPRLVRVYAGDPVPPRMGDAAGLVVMGGPMGVYEHEAHPFLRKELRLIEDALHLGRPVLGTCLGSQLLAAALGASVRPGARKEIGWHEVRLSDEARTDALLAGLPPSFTALHWHGDVFDLPAGAVRLASSKLTENQAFRYGSSAYGFLFHMEITEAILRDWISEFGGEMQAAGVTEDAVLGADAAAHLDRLACLGDTVYRRWAGLVRP from the coding sequence ATGGAAACCGTCTACATTCTCCAACACGTGTGGTGCGAACCCCCGGGGCGGATCGAGGCGGCGGTGCGGGCGGCAGGGGTGCGGCCGCGGCTCGTCCGGGTCTACGCCGGAGACCCGGTGCCGCCCCGCATGGGAGATGCGGCCGGGCTCGTGGTGATGGGCGGGCCCATGGGCGTGTACGAGCACGAGGCGCACCCCTTCCTGCGCAAGGAGCTGCGGCTGATCGAGGACGCCCTGCACCTCGGACGACCGGTGCTCGGCACCTGCCTGGGGAGCCAGCTCCTTGCCGCGGCGTTGGGAGCGTCGGTCCGGCCAGGGGCCCGGAAGGAGATCGGGTGGCACGAGGTGCGCCTCAGCGACGAGGCCCGGACGGACGCCTTGCTGGCAGGCCTGCCCCCCTCGTTCACCGCCCTGCACTGGCACGGCGACGTGTTCGATCTGCCGGCCGGAGCCGTGCGATTGGCCTCGTCCAAGCTCACCGAGAACCAGGCTTTCCGCTACGGCAGCAGTGCCTACGGGTTCCTGTTCCACATGGAGATCACCGAAGCGATCCTCCGGGACTGGATCTCGGAGTTCGGGGGGGAGATGCAGGCGGCCGGGGTGACCGAGGACGCGGTGCTCGGAGCGGATGCCGCCGCGCATCTGGACCGGCTCGCTTGCCTGGGAGACACGGTGTACCGGCGGTGGGCCGGTCTGGTGCGCCCATAG
- the gcvPB gene encoding aminomethyl-transferring glycine dehydrogenase subunit GcvPB, with translation MTARVGTTGLVFEEPPIWERSRPGRTGFSLPRRDVPEAAFPPGLEGEAPDLPELTEADVVRHFTRLSQWNVSVDTTTYPLGSCTMKYNPRLHEAVVALEGLRAAHPLLPPALAQGPLRILHETERFLAEITGMDAVSLQPAAGAQGELTGILVIRAFLARRGERRTKILVPDTAHGTNPASAALCGLRPVPVASGPDGVLEPAAVEAVMDEDVAGIMVTNPNTLGLFEESLKEVARIVHAKGGLVYCDGANLNALMGVVRMGDLGVDAMHLNLHKTFSAPHGGGGPGSGPLCVRAPLEPFLPVPRIVERPDGSLDLDHDRPLSVGRVHAFYGNFGVIVRAWAYIRSMGAEGLRRASELAVLNANYVKERLKDVLHLPYDRPCLHECVFTDRNQTPRKVTALDMAKRLIDYGYHPPTIYFPLVVRGALMIEPTETESKADLDGFIEALRAIAAEAEENPQVLHDAPVRAKRRRLDEAAAARSPRLTG, from the coding sequence ATGACCGCACGGGTCGGAACCACCGGGCTGGTGTTCGAGGAGCCCCCGATCTGGGAGCGAAGCCGGCCGGGCCGCACCGGCTTCTCCCTGCCCCGGCGCGACGTGCCCGAGGCGGCCTTTCCGCCGGGGCTCGAGGGGGAGGCCCCGGACCTTCCCGAGCTCACCGAGGCGGACGTGGTGCGCCACTTCACCCGGCTGTCCCAGTGGAACGTGTCGGTGGACACCACGACCTACCCGCTGGGCTCGTGCACCATGAAGTACAACCCCCGGCTCCACGAGGCCGTCGTGGCCCTGGAGGGGCTTCGGGCCGCCCACCCGCTGCTTCCCCCCGCCCTCGCCCAGGGCCCCCTACGCATCCTTCACGAGACCGAGCGGTTCCTGGCCGAGATCACCGGCATGGACGCCGTGAGCCTGCAGCCCGCTGCCGGCGCCCAGGGGGAGCTGACGGGCATCCTTGTGATCCGGGCTTTCCTGGCCCGGAGGGGCGAGCGCCGAACCAAGATCCTGGTCCCCGACACGGCCCACGGCACCAACCCGGCCAGCGCGGCCCTGTGCGGCCTCCGGCCGGTGCCGGTGGCCTCGGGGCCCGACGGCGTGCTCGAGCCCGCGGCGGTCGAGGCCGTGATGGACGAGGACGTGGCCGGCATCATGGTCACCAACCCGAACACCCTGGGGCTGTTCGAGGAGAGCCTGAAGGAGGTGGCCCGGATCGTGCACGCAAAGGGGGGCCTGGTGTACTGCGACGGGGCCAACCTGAACGCGCTGATGGGCGTCGTGCGCATGGGCGACCTGGGGGTGGACGCCATGCACCTGAACCTCCACAAGACCTTCTCGGCGCCCCACGGCGGCGGGGGGCCCGGGTCCGGGCCCCTGTGCGTGCGGGCCCCCCTCGAGCCGTTCCTGCCGGTGCCCCGCATCGTGGAGCGGCCGGACGGCTCCCTGGACCTGGACCACGACCGGCCCCTGTCGGTGGGCCGGGTCCACGCCTTCTACGGCAACTTCGGGGTGATCGTGCGGGCCTGGGCCTACATCCGCTCGATGGGGGCCGAGGGGCTCCGGCGGGCGAGCGAGCTCGCCGTGCTCAACGCCAACTACGTGAAGGAGCGCCTCAAGGACGTGCTCCACCTCCCCTACGACCGGCCGTGCCTCCACGAGTGCGTGTTCACCGACCGGAACCAGACCCCCCGCAAGGTCACCGCGCTCGACATGGCCAAGCGGCTCATCGACTACGGGTACCACCCCCCCACGATCTACTTTCCCCTGGTGGTGCGCGGCGCCCTCATGATCGAGCCCACCGAGACCGAGTCCAAGGCCGACCTGGACGGGTTCATCGAGGCCCTGCGGGCCATCGCGGCCGAGGCCGAGGAGAACCCCCAGGTCCTGCACGACGCTCCGGTGCGGGCCAAGCGCCGGCGCCTCGACGAGGCCGCCGCCGCCCGCTCCCCCCGCCTGACCGGGTGA
- the gcvPA gene encoding aminomethyl-transferring glycine dehydrogenase subunit GcvPA — translation MRYLPHTQAEIAEMLRVVGAERLEDLFAAVPADCRLDRPLDLPEPLSEPELLCHAAGLAGPAPAHRVFLGAGAYDHHVPAAIPPLFSRAEFLTAYTPYQPEVSQGTLQAIYEYQTLVSRLLGMEISNASVYDGASALAEALLLAIRVTRRHRVALSRAVHPAYRQVVRTYLEPGGYEIVELPWGGDGRTDLSGLDAEGDLAAVAVQSPNFFGCIEDLEAACGAARARGGLAVVTFTEALAYGLLRSPGACGADLACGEGQSLGLPLSFGGPYLGIFTARRRFLRQMPGRLVGRTEDRDGRPGFVITLATREQHIRREKATSNICSNQNLCALTAAAYLALLGKAGIRELARLNRDKAEYLKAGLVRAGAEVPFAAPSFHEFVVRLPPGAPERLRDRGFVPGLPLGPLFPELEGAHLVCVTETKSREDLDAFLEEVGP, via the coding sequence ATGCGCTACCTCCCCCACACCCAAGCCGAGATCGCCGAGATGCTCCGGGTGGTCGGGGCCGAGCGCCTCGAGGACCTGTTCGCCGCCGTGCCGGCCGACTGCCGGCTGGACCGGCCCCTGGACCTTCCGGAGCCCCTGTCCGAGCCGGAGCTCCTGTGCCACGCGGCCGGGCTGGCCGGACCGGCGCCGGCCCACCGCGTGTTCCTGGGGGCCGGGGCCTACGACCACCACGTGCCGGCCGCCATTCCCCCCCTGTTCTCCCGGGCCGAGTTCCTCACCGCCTACACCCCGTACCAGCCCGAGGTGAGCCAGGGCACGCTCCAGGCGATCTACGAGTACCAGACCCTGGTGAGCCGGCTCCTGGGCATGGAGATCTCCAACGCCTCGGTGTACGACGGCGCCTCGGCTCTGGCCGAGGCCCTGCTCCTGGCCATCCGGGTCACCCGCCGGCACCGGGTGGCCCTGTCGCGGGCCGTGCATCCGGCCTACCGGCAGGTGGTTCGCACCTACCTGGAGCCCGGGGGGTACGAGATCGTGGAGTTGCCGTGGGGGGGCGACGGCCGCACGGACCTGTCGGGCCTGGACGCCGAGGGGGACCTGGCCGCCGTGGCGGTCCAGTCCCCGAACTTCTTCGGGTGCATCGAGGACCTGGAGGCGGCCTGCGGGGCAGCCAGGGCCCGCGGGGGGCTTGCTGTGGTGACCTTCACCGAGGCCCTGGCCTACGGGCTCCTGCGGAGCCCCGGGGCCTGCGGGGCCGACCTGGCCTGCGGCGAGGGCCAGAGCCTGGGGCTGCCCCTGTCGTTCGGGGGGCCCTACCTGGGCATCTTCACGGCGCGCCGGAGGTTCCTGCGCCAGATGCCGGGCCGGCTGGTGGGCCGCACCGAGGACCGCGACGGCCGGCCCGGGTTCGTGATCACCCTGGCGACCCGCGAGCAGCACATCCGCCGCGAGAAGGCCACCTCCAACATCTGCTCGAACCAGAACCTGTGCGCCCTGACCGCGGCCGCCTACCTGGCCCTGCTCGGAAAGGCCGGCATCCGGGAGCTGGCGCGCTTGAACCGCGACAAGGCCGAGTACCTGAAGGCGGGTCTCGTGCGGGCCGGCGCGGAGGTGCCGTTTGCGGCCCCCTCCTTCCACGAGTTCGTCGTGCGCCTGCCCCCCGGCGCCCCCGAGCGGCTCCGCGACCGGGGGTTCGTGCCGGGGCTCCCCCTGGGTCCCCTGTTTCCCGAGCTCGAGGGCGCCCACCTGGTGTGCGTCACCGAGACCAAGAGCCGGGAGGACCTGGACGCGTTCCTCGAGGAGGTCGGGCCATGA